In Juglans regia cultivar Chandler chromosome 5, Walnut 2.0, whole genome shotgun sequence, the following are encoded in one genomic region:
- the LOC109021970 gene encoding 60S ribosomal protein L23a-like, which yields MAPAKVDSSKKGDPKAQALKTAKAVKTGPTFKKKAKKIRTSVTFHRPKTLKKERNPKYPRISAPPRNKLDHYQILKYPLTTESAMKKIEDNNTLVFIVDLRADKKKIKHAVKKMYDIQAKKVNTLIRPDGTKKAYVRLTPDYDALDVANKIGII from the exons ATGGCTCCTGCTAAAG TTGACAGTTCCAAAAAGGGTGATCCAAAGGCGCAGGCCTTGAAGACTGCTAAAGCAGTGAAAACGGGCCCGACCTTCAAGAAGAAGGCTAAGAAGATTCGAACATCAGTTACCTTTCACCGACCGAAGACACTGAAGAAGGAGAGAAATCCCAAGTATCCTCGGATTAGTGCTCCGCCAAGGAACAAGCTTGATCATTATCAGATTCTCAAGTATCCTCTCACTACAGAGTCCGCGATGAAGAAGATTGAAGACAACAACACTTTGGTTTTCATTGTGGATCTCCGTGCTGACAAGAAGAAGATTAAGCATGCTGTCAAGAAGATGTATGATATTCAGGCTAAGAAAGTGAATACTTTGATCAG GCCTGATGGTACCAAGAAGGCATATGTTAGATTGACACCAGACTACGATGCCTTGGATGTGGCAAACAAAATTGGTATTATCTAA